From Anaerolineae bacterium, the proteins below share one genomic window:
- a CDS encoding ribonuclease H translates to MDTKWYVVWKGRRTGVFSSWEEVRPLVEGYPGAQFKAFPTREEAERALQAGYAAHAGKPATLGRWRTAPHPPQVPSVVVDAAASGPRGPMAYRGLRLDTSEMLFQRGPYPVGTVNIGEFLAIVHALAWLHQQGLGWPVYSDSRTAIRWVKQGRCRTRLPRTPEAEAVFDLIARAERWLAEHPRHNPVLKWDTRVWGEIPADFYRK, encoded by the coding sequence ATGGATACAAAATGGTATGTGGTGTGGAAAGGGCGCCGCACGGGGGTGTTCTCCTCCTGGGAGGAGGTGCGCCCCTTGGTGGAGGGCTACCCCGGCGCGCAGTTCAAGGCCTTCCCCACGCGGGAGGAGGCCGAGCGGGCCTTGCAGGCGGGCTACGCAGCCCACGCAGGGAAACCGGCCACCTTGGGGCGCTGGCGCACGGCCCCGCATCCGCCCCAGGTGCCCAGCGTGGTGGTGGACGCCGCCGCTTCGGGCCCCCGCGGGCCGATGGCGTATCGCGGCCTGCGCCTGGACACGAGCGAGATGCTCTTTCAGCGCGGCCCTTATCCTGTGGGTACGGTGAACATCGGCGAGTTCCTGGCCATCGTGCACGCCCTGGCCTGGCTGCATCAGCAAGGCCTGGGCTGGCCGGTGTATTCCGACTCGCGGACGGCCATCCGCTGGGTGAAGCAGGGCCGTTGCCGCACCCGGCTGCCCCGCACGCCTGAAGCCGAGGCGGTGTTCGACCTCATCGCCCGTGCCGAGCGCTGGCTGGCCGAACACCCCCGGCACAACCCGGTGCTCAAGTGGGATACCCGCGTCTGGGGGGAGATTCCGGCCGATTTTTATCGGAAGTAA
- a CDS encoding GNAT family N-acetyltransferase, which yields MTTQGFVPTGRLRPLDVQRDLLAVADLIALAFGERLDAEGHSLIRHMRQAARDRRFLRWAARQGEIRGMPLSGYVWEEEGRIVGNLSLIPMGRGRRRVYLIANVAVHPARRRQGIARQLVRRALEHVRQRRVTQVWLQVDVDNRGAVALYEALGFRARHRRRLWRWVGL from the coding sequence TTGACAACCCAAGGCTTTGTTCCCACGGGACGCCTGCGGCCCCTGGATGTGCAACGCGATTTGCTGGCTGTGGCGGACCTCATCGCCCTGGCCTTTGGGGAACGCCTGGACGCCGAAGGCCATAGCCTGATCCGCCACATGCGGCAGGCCGCCCGGGATCGGCGTTTTCTGCGCTGGGCGGCGCGCCAGGGCGAAATCCGAGGGATGCCTTTGAGCGGCTATGTGTGGGAAGAAGAAGGCCGCATCGTGGGCAACCTCAGCCTGATCCCCATGGGACGCGGCCGGCGCCGGGTGTATCTCATCGCCAATGTGGCCGTGCATCCGGCCCGCAGGCGCCAGGGCATCGCCCGCCAACTGGTGCGCCGGGCCCTGGAGCACGTCCGCCAGCGTCGCGTCACCCAGGTCTGGCTCCAGGTGGATGTGGACAATCGGGGCGCCGTGGCGCTTTACGAGGCGCTGGGTTTTCGTGCGCGCCATCGCCGCCGTTTGTGGCGCTGGGTGGGCCT